A window of Heliomicrobium undosum genomic DNA:
ACCGGATTACCACAGACCTGCAAAACGTAGTCATGAAGGTCCGCATGGTGCCCATCGAACAGGTCTTCAACCGCTTTCCCCGTATGGTCCGCGATCTGGCGAAGGAACTGGGGAAAGAGATCAACCTCATCGTCGAGGGCAAAGAGACAGAATTGGATCGCACCGTCATCGACGAAATCGGCGACCCTTTGGTCCATTTGATCCGCAACGCCATCGACCACGGCGTGGAAATGCCCGATATTCGTCGGCAAAAGGGAAAACCTGTCGAAGCGGTTGTCCGCCTGGTGGCCAAACACGAAGGGAACAACGTCATCATCGAAGTGGAAGACGACGGCAGGGGCATGGATCCGCAGGTGCTGCGGACCAAAGCGGTGCAAAAAGGACTGATCACCGCCAAAGAGGCGGAGCAGTTGGATGATCAAGGCGCACTCAACCTGATTTTCATGGCAGGCTTCTCAACAGCGGAAAAGGTGTCCGACGTGTCCGGCCGCGGCGTCGGTCTTGACGCTGTACGGACTAAGATCGAATCACTCAGCGGTTCAGTGGAGATCGAAACGAAACCGAATGCGGGAACTAAATTCAAAATCCGCCTGCCGCTGACCTTGGCCATCATCCAAGCCCTGCTGGTCAATGTGGGCGAGGAGATCTACGCCATCCCCCTTGGCACCATCGACGAAACGACGAGCATCATCCCCACGCAGATCAAAAACGTGCAGAGCCAGGAGGTTGTCCTGCTGCGCGGGAGCGTGCTTCCCCTGGTCCGTCTGGACAAAGTCCTCGAAGTGCCCAAAGCAGCCGAGGCGCCAGAAGAACTCTATGTGGTCGTCGTCCGCAAGGGGGAAAAGAAAGCCGGCCTGATCGTCGATTCCTTGATCGGACAACAGGAGATCGTCATCAAATCGCCTGGCAAGCTGCTGCAAGGCATCGGCGGCATTGCTGGAGCAGCGATCCTGGGCAACGGCCAGGTTTCTCTGATTCTCGACGTCGGCACACTGTTTTAGGAGGTGAGGGCCGTGGAAAAGAAGGATTTTTCCGATGAGCTTCAACTGGTCGCATTCGCCCTGGCTGGTGAAGAATATGCCGTCGACATCCATTACGTGCAAGAGATCAACCGATTACTGAACATCACCCGGGTGCCCAAAGCCCCCGTTTACGTGGAAGGCGTCATCAACCTGCGCGGGAATGTCGTTCCTGTGATTGACCTGCGGAAACGGTTCTCACTGCCGCCGCGGGAAACGACCGATCGGACCCGGATCATCATCGTCAAAGTCAAAGAAATCACCGTGGGCATCATCGTCGACGGTGTATCGGAAGTGACACGCATTCCTTCCACTGCTGTCGAACCGCCGCCCGGTCTATGTGGAAGCGTCGATCTTGATTTCATCCACGGTGTCGGCAAACTGGGTGAGCGACTGCTGATCCTCGTCAATCTTGAAAAGATCATCGATCTCGCCGCTGCGGAAGAGGGGTAAATCGCGGCAGGAATCGAAACATCGCTTGCTGCCCCATGAGCATCGGATCGTGCTCGTTCATGGCGGCTGCAGGTGTGAAGGGATGATGGAGGCATGCTGATCAAGGTGGGCATGGCCGACCTGAAGGCATCGAAGGCGCCAGACAACTTAATGACTTCAGGTCTTGGATCCTGCATTGGAATATGTTTGTATGATGCCGTTGCCAAAGTCGGAGGACTGGCCCATATCATGCTGCCTGCATCCACCCAGGCTCGTAGTTCCGAAAACAAGGCCAAATTTGCCGATACGGCGATCCCCGTCCTTTTGGAAGAGATGATCAAACTGGGCGCCGTGAAAAGCCGCTTGGTCGCGAAAATTGCCGGAGGCGCGCAAATGTTTTCCTTCCCTGGCGCCTCTGATGTGATGCGTATCGGCGAACGCAACGCCGAGGCTGTCGTTCAGCGACTGAAACAGGAAAACATCCCGCTCTTGGCCCGGGAGACGGGGGGCAATTTCGGACGAACCATTGAATTGGATACGATGACAGGCAAGTTGCACATTCGCACCATCGACCGTGGCGAAAAGGCGGTTTAGGGAGGAAGGACATTGGGGGGGGCAAAAATTTGGATACCTGTCGCCTTTGCCACATTCATCTGGCTGCTCACCGCCATCATTGCCCTCAGCGCCTCCGTTTCCTTGACGGCTCTTCTGATACGCAGTTTTAGCGCCGCCTTTGTTGTCGGCGCCCTGACTTTTGCTATCGTCTATTACCTTGATAGCATCCTCAAGGATCATGCAGACGAGAAGAATTCTTCTCGGCCAGGGGCTGAGGCGCCCAAGGGAAAATTGGTTGATGTCCAGGTTCCTTCGATGAACCCCTTTGTGCCTGGACAGATTGATGCGGATCTGGACCGGCTCCTGGCTGACGATCCGTCACGGGCTGCGGAAATCGTGCGGAAGATGCAGTTGGATGACTGACCGGACCCTATTCCAACAATCACTTCAGGACCGGGGTAGGTGGAGACGATAATTATACCGGCGAAAGACACTGCGAGAACAGGTCCCCTTTGGGCGTCTTACAAAGACCATAAGGATCCGGCGGCTCGCGAGGAACTGATCCTGATTTATGCCCCTCTGGTGAAGTTTGTCGCTGGCCGGTTAGCGATCAGCCTCCCACCCAATGTGGAGCGGGACGACCTGATCAGTTACGGTGTGTTTGGTCTCATGGATGCGATAGAGAAATTTGATTTGGCTCGGGGCTTGAAGTTTGAAACCTACGCGATCGCACGCATCCGCGGCTCCATACTGGACGGTCTGCGGGCGATGGATTGGGTGCCCGTATCGGTGCGACAAAAAACGCGGGAGTTGGAAAAAACCTACGCCGCATTGTCCCAACGGCTGGGTCGGGAGGCCACCGATGAGGAGGTTGCCCAGGCGCTGGGACTGAACCTGAATGAGTTTGCCAAACTGTTGCAGGATGTCCAAGCGACGACCATTATGTCCCTGGACGAATACTGGCTCACCGATTCGGACAAGGGAGATCCGGTCCGCCTGATCGATTCGCTGGCTGACGAGCAGGTGGAAGAACCGACATCCGCCTTGGAATTTGAAGAGACTCGTCTACTGCTCGCACAGGCTATCGACAAGCTTCCAGAGAAAGAACGCACGGTGATCGCCCTCTATTATTATGAGGGTCTAACATTGAAAGAGATCGGCGCTGTCATCGGCGTATCGGAGTCACGGATCTCCCAGTTGCATACGAAAGCCGTTTTACGATTGAGAGGCCAATTGGCGAGGCAAAAGAAGAAAATATTCTGAACGGGTTGACAAATTGGGTCCTCCGGAGGTGAGAGTGTGAGCGGTTCTAGCATGGATACTGTTCCGGACAATTCGTCTGTTTCCGAAAACCGTCATGGCTGCTTCCAAATCGAGTACCGTTCGGAGGGCGTTGTTCTCTCTGTCTTTCCGCCTGTCGGCAAGGGAAGAGCGGTAACTGTGGAGGAGGTCTTGCAGGAGGTAAAGGAACGGGAGATCCGCAACGCCGATGGGAAAGTCATCCGTACTGCGGTCTTTCGCATGGAACAAAACGTTGTCATCGCCGAACCTCAGCAAGAGATCATCCGTGACGGTCAGGTCAAGGTCGATATCGATCGCGATGGCATGCGGGCCTACTTGATCGTCTACCCCCCCCGTGGGGGGAAGGCCGTCACCCTTGAAGCAGCGAAAAAGGCTTTGGAGCAGGCTGGCGTCATCTATGGCATTGACGAAGAAAAAGTCAGCCACGCCCTTACGCATATCCAAACGGGTCAACGCGTCACCGTAGCCGTTGGGAAGCCTCCGGAGGACGGGAAAAACGCCAAGATTGATTATAAAGTGAATACAGATACCCGGATTCGGCCTGTCGAATTGGAAGATGGACGGGTCGATTTTTACAATTTAAATTTAATCCGCAACGTTCAACCCGGCGAAATCCTCGCCATCCGCACCCCACCGACAGAAGGCATTGCGGGGTCGACGGTGATGGGCAAGGAAATCCGGCCGCGAGCAGGCAAGGACATGCGCATCCCGGCTGGGAAGAACACACAGCTCAGCGAAGATGGATGCATCTTAATGGCAGGCACGGCGGGCCATGTCTATTTTAACGGAGAGAAGATCCAGGTTGATCCTGTTTTTGAACTCAAAGGCGATGTGGACTTTTCCTCAGGCAACCTGAACTTTCTTGGTTCTATTGTCATTCGCGGGTCTGTCACTTACGGTTTTCAGGTCAACTGTGAAGGCGACCTGGAAGTGGGAGGATCCATCGACGGCGGTGCTGTCACCGTTGGCGGGAGCCTCACCGTCCGTCAGGGGATTCAGGGCCAACAAAAATCGATCATCACCGTCAAAGGCAATGTGCTCACACGGTTCATTGAAAACGCCACCGTCAAAGCGGGAGGGGACATCGTCGTCGGTGAAGGAATCATGCACTCCTCCGTCGACGCAGGAAGAGGCGTCACTGTCGGCGGCAAGAAGGGACTTATCGTCGGCGGCCGGTGCCGCGCCGGAGAAGAGATCCACGCGAAAAACGTCGGTTCGCTTCACTCCACTGTGACGGAAATTGAGGTAGGCATTCGCCCCGAAAAACGGGCCGCCTATAATGAATTGGCCAAAAAACTAAACGACGCCTGCGTCAACTTGGATAAAACGGAAAAAGCCGTCAACGTATTGAAAGAGTGGGAAAAACGACAGGGACAACTTCCCATGGAGAAGCGCATGCTGCTCTGGAAGCTGACACAGGCTTATTCGCAACTGTACAAAGACGTAGAAGCCTTGTCATCAGAAAAAGCGGCCTTTGACGCTGAGTTTGAACAGGTCGCCAAAGGCCGCATCCGCGTAGCGGCCCGACTTTACCCGGGCGTCAACATCCGCATCGGTCAGTACACCACGCGCATCCGTGATCCCATCGATTTTACGACGGTCTATATTGATAATGGGGAATTCCGCTTCACACCCTACGCCTAGATTTTTGCGCCTATTCATGGTACGATGGGGGTGAACGCCGGTGACCATTCGTCCCGTCGACATGCAGGTGATCGTGCCCAAGGTGACAGAGGTGGGCAGGCTGCAACAGGTGCAACAGCAGGCTCAGGAACTGCAACAGCAGTTTGTGGCGCAACAGACACAGACGCAAGCTGAACACCGTCAAAAAACGGTGCAGCAATCGCCCCAGTCGGAAGAATCACGCATCGAGGACCGTCAACGATCGAAAGAGCGGCGACAGCCAAAAGGGGAACAGAAGGGAAAGCAGGAACGCGACGACAATCATGATGACGGTTCGCCCGCAGGAGATCCACTCCGGGGCAGGATGCTGGACATTACCATTTAGCAAGAAAACGGGGGATGATGAACTGTGGATTCCGGCACGCTGTTAACAGGGATTGGATGCATCTTGATGGGTGCCGGTCTGACATCGTCATTCATGCAGCGGCAAAATCAGCGGGAAAAGCTGGAGCAGGAGACCCTGCGCAAACAATTGGCTGAAGCCCGTCTGGTGAAAAGGGATATGGAGACGCTTCTGGCTGCGGCCATGCAGACAGGCGATGAAGTGGTAGATCAACTGAAAATAGAAGTAGAAGCGGCTCGCAGGTTGCTCGAAAGATTGGAGACCTTGTCGACCATGGCGGATGAGAGTGCCGAAACGGATGGGTCGTCTCTACGGACGGAAGTCCCCTTTTTGCAGACGGAAGTCCCTCCACTGCGGACCGAAATCCGGTCTCTGCCGACAGAAGTCCGATCTCTACGGGATAACAGAGGGTGTGACGCCTCTCAACAAAACGAATCTCCTACCCGGCGGGAGACTGTCTTGCCGGAAGCATCCGGCGCCGAGAAAGTCAAGCCCATTCGACCGGTCTACATCCAGGAATACCTGCAGCATCAGGGCGCCCGCGCCGCTGCGTCAAGCAGCCCCATGAGCAGGGCGGAAACACTGCTGAAATCGCTGGGAGAGGGCGATCCGCGCCACTGGAGCAAAAGCCAGCGCTATGATTTGATCCCCCAATTGCGACGGATCGGTCTAAATGATGGAGAAATCGCCCAACTGCTTTATCTCGGCAAGGGGGAAGTGCAGTTGGTAAGTGAACTTCGTAGGAGGGCATAAGAGGGTGAACCGCGGTTATACCCCCGGAGATAAGAGAACCTTTCCCGGTCGTCAACCTTTTTGGTCGAGAGACGGGAGGGTTCTCTTTGCTTTGGGTTTGCTCCTTTTCGGCTTTGGTCTCGTCTTGCAATCGTTTACAGGGACGGACAAGCCGGCGCAGACGACCCTTTCGGTCATAGATCCGCAGGGGGCTGAATCGGCTTCCCAGAAAGAGAGTACGCCGCAGGTCCAAAAGCAAAGGGATGCACAGGATGCCTCCATTGACGCGCCGCCTTCCCCTTCTAAAGGATCGCTAAGCGCCAAGCATGAACCGGTTAGCCTGACCATCACGGTCACCTCTGGCGACACCTCGGAGACGGTGGCCCAAAAACTGAAGGCCATCGGCGTCATCGCTGATGCGGAACGGTTCAATCGCTATCTGGTGGAAAACGGCTACGCCACACGGATCCAGGACGGAACCCTCTCCATGTCGGTTGGGTTGGCGGAAGAGGAAATCGCCAAACGCCTGGTCGGAATGCGATAAATATCGACTTTCTCTCTTGTCTTCTCCTATGCATCTATGGTATCATTCTTGATGGTGTATTAATTCCACACGGTTGATGACCCTTTCTCAGGTGCCCTGGCAACGGGGTGGGGGGAGGGGAATGAAGCAACCGGAGGGCAAAACCTGGAAGGAGGTGGATGTTGTGGCGGTTATTTCGATGAAGCAGTTGCTGGAAGCCGGTGTTCACTTCGGACACCAGACCCGGCGCTGGAACCCTAAAATGGCGCCCTACATCTTCACGGAGCGGAACGGTATCTATATCATCGACCTGCAGAAGACGGTTCGCAAAGTTGATGAAGCGTACAATTTCATCCGTGAAGTGGCGACCCAAGGGAAGAAAATCCTGTTTGTCGGCACCAAAAAGCAGGCGCAGGATTCCGTCAAGGAAGAGGCCGAGCGTTGCGGCATGTACTACGTGAACCAGCGCTGGCTGGGCGGTATGCTCACCAACTTCCAGACGATTCAAAAGCGCATCTCCCGTCTGCGCGAACTCGAAAAGATGGAAGCTGACGGCACCTTTGAAGTCCTGCCGAAGAAAGAAGTCTCCAAGCTTCTCCATGAGAAAGAGAAGCTCGAACGCTTCCTCGGCGGCATCAAGGACATGAAGGACCTGCCGGGCGCCATTTTCGTGATCGACCCGCGGAAAGAGCGCATTGCCGTTGCCGAAGCGCGTCGCCTGGGGATCCCCCTGGTCGGCATCGTCGACACAAACTGTGACCCCGACGAGATCGACTATGTGATTCCTGGCAACGACGATGCCATCCGCGCTGTCAAGCTCTTGACAGCCAAGATGGCCGACGCTGTGATGGAAGGCAACCAAGGACAATCGGACGCCCAGTAGTCGAAAGGGGGTGACCGGGGGAAACCCCGCTGTCACCCTTTTTTGATGCCGCCCCCCTTACATAGGCTTCTAAAGGCCGAAGCAAAGGGTTATACTACCCGAATGAGGTCATACGAATAGGAGGAGTTTCGAACATGGTTACTGCAGCCATGGTAAAAGAACTGCGTGAACGGACTGGCGCAGGGATGATGGAGTGCAAAAAAGCGCTGGGCCACACCGATGGGGATATGGAAAAGGCTGTTGCCTACCTGCGCGAACGGGGCCTGGCCGCCGCCGCCAAGAAAGCCAGCCGCGTCGCTGCCGAAGGTCTCGTCGAGTCCTACATCCACGGTGGCGGTCGCATCGGCGTTCTCGTCGAAGTGAACTGCGAAACCGACTTTGTGGCCAAGACCGACGACTACAAAGCCCTCTGCAAGGACATCGCCATGCAGATCGCTGCTGCCAAGCCTGAGTATGTCCGTCGCGAAGAGGTGCCGACTGAGCAGATCGAAAAAGAGAAAGAGATCCTGCGCAACCAAGCCCTCAACGAAGGCAAGCCCGAAAAGATTGTCGACAAGATGGTCGAGGGCCGTGTCGAGAAGTATTACAAAGAGATCTGCCTGCTCGAACAGCCCTTCATCAAAAACCCCGACGTGACCGTTCAGCAGATGATCACCGAAGCCGTGGCCAAGATTGGCGAGAACATCAACGTCCGCCGCTTCGTCCGCTTCGAACTGGGCGAAGGCCTGGCCAAGCGCCAAGATGACTTCGCTTCGGAAGTCATGGCCGAAATCAACAAGTAAGCGAGAAAAAAGCAATACGAAAAAAGGGGACACGTTGTGTTCTCTTTTTTATAAATGCGGTTTTTTCAGGGAAGAGGATTTTCTTTCCGTTTGTAGAAGGGATAAAGTGAAAAGGGGAGGTACGCCCCATTGGAGCCGAAATATAAACGGGTCGTCCTAAAACTGAGCGGGGAAGCGCTGGCCGGTACGAAGGGCTATGGCATCGACCCCGATGTGGTCAATTCCATCGCTGATCAGGTCCGCGATGTAAAACAGAAGTGCGACGTCGAACTGGCCATCGTCGTCGGCGGGGGAAACATCTGGCGCGGCGTTGCCGGTTCCGCCAAGGGCATGGATCGCGCCACAGCCGACTACATGGGGATGCTGGCGACGATCATGAACTCCCTGGCCCTACAGGACGCGCTGGAAAAGCGTGATGTCCATACGCGGGTGCAGACGGCCATTGAGATGCGCCAGGTTGCCGAACCCTACATCCGCCGGCGGGCGATGCGTCACCTGGAAAAGGGACGAGTCGTCATCTTTGCCGCCGGAACGGGGAACCCCTACTTCTCCACCGATACGACAGCGGCCCTGCGGGCGGCGGAGATCGAGGCCGATGTGATCCTCATGGCCAAGCGCGGCGTTGATGGCGTCTATGATTCGGATCCGCGGAAAAATCCGGATGCGAAAAAGATCGACGAACTCACCTACATTGATGTGCTCAACCAGGGACTTGGCGTGATGGATTCGACGGCTACGTCATTATGCATGGATAATCAGATCGCCCTGATCGTCTTCGGCTTGGAAACGCCGGGAAACATCGAACGCGCCATCATGGGAGAGGAAATCGGCACGGTGGTTGGGAGGAAGTAGCATGATCAACGAGATCAAAAAAGAGACGGAAGATAAGATGAAAAAGACGGTGGAGGCCCTGCGCAAGGAATACCAGCATATCCGCGCCGGCCGGGCCAACCCCGCCTTGCTGGAGAAGGTGACTGTCGAGTACTACGGCGCGCCGACGCCGGTGAACCAGTTGGCCAACATCGCGGCGCCGGAGGCGCGATTGCTGACGATCCAGCCCTGGGACAAATCTGTCCTGCCAGCCCTCGAAAAGGCGATTCTCAAATCGGATCTTGGTTTGACGCCGACCAGCGACGGTTCGGTGATCCGCTTGGTCATCCCCCAACTGACGCAGGAGCGGCGCAACGAGCTGGTGAAGACGGTGAAAAAACGAGCCGAGGAACACCGGGTCATCCTGCGCAACCTGCGGAGAGACGCCAACGAGGATGTGAAAGACCTGCAAAAGGAGCACATCATCTCCGAGGACGAGGGGAAGCGCGGCCAGGAGGAGATCCAAAAGCTGACCGACAAGTACATCAAAGAAGTGGACCAGGTGGCCGAGCGCAAAGAAGCGGAGATCATGGAAGTGTGATGACCGCCTTCTGGGACCTGGAACAATTGGAACGGGACCTGATCGGCGTGACGGTGGAAAAGGCCGGTCAGATACTGGGAGAAAGAGGCATTGACGCCGATTTTCAGCCTACCGGCCCAGAACCTGCTCTGGGCGATTCCGACACTTCGGACGTTCCGGGTGCTCCGGACGCTCCAGGTGCTCCGGTGCAACGGGTCATCCAAGTGCGTCCGGGACCATCTCGACTGCTCATTATCTATGGGCGCTTTCGCCGCTATCCATTCCATGGAGTCGACTAGACCCCCTCGGGGCCCCGAGGGGGTTCGTCACTCCCGGCTTTTTATAAAGATAGGGAACATATACGGGAGGGGTCTCTTTGCCACCATCGTTTTGGCCCTTTGGCCGATCAAAGGATGCCGAGCCGGAGCAGTCGCTGATCCAAAAAATTGACCCTCATCGTATACCCCAGCATGTGGCCATCATCATGGACGGCAATGGCCGGTGGGCGAAACGCAGGGGATTGCCGCGCGTCGCCGGGCACCGGGCGGGTGTGCAGTCTCTGCGCCGCGTCCTGGAGACCTGTGAGGAATTCGGTATCCGCTATCTTACCGTCTACGCCTTTTCGACGGAGAACTGGAAGCGCCCTGCCGACGAGGTGAACGCGCTCTTCGATTTGCTTGTCGAGTACCTGCAGCGGGAACTGGACACCCTCCATGACAAGGGGGTGCAGATTCGCGCCATCGGCAAAGTTTCCGAATTGCCTGAAAATCCCCGGAAAGAATTGGAGCGGGCTGTCCGCCATACGGCAAACAATGACAAACTGATCCTCAACGTGGCCCTGAACTACGGCGGACGGATCGAGATCGTCGAAGCGGTCAAGGCCATCGCCCGTCAGGCCCGTGATGGACAGATCGATCCCGAGCGCATCGATGAGGCGTTCCTGAACCGGCACCTCTACACGGCCGATGTGCCTGATCCCGATCTGTTGATCCGGCCATCGGGTGAACTGCGGCTCTCCAATTTCCTGCTCTGGCAGTCGGCCTATACGGAGATCTGGGTCACACCCACCCTCTGGCCTGATTTTGGGCGGAAAGAGATGATCCAGGCGCTCGTCGATTACCAGGGACGGGACCGGCGCTTTGGTGGAGTCAAAGTCTAGGAGGAGCTTCCTGCATGCTCTGGAAACGCGTCGTCAGCGCCCTCGTCGGCGTACCGCTCCTGGTCGCTGTCGTTTGGGCCGGCGGGTGGGCCATGACAGCCGCTGTGATGGTGCTTGCCGTCGGCGGCTTTTATGAATACCTGCAGATGGTCCGGCGGATGGAGGCGGAGCCGCCTGCCTGGTTGGGGTATGCCCTCTCTGTAGCGCTTGTCTTGGCTGCCCATTTCGGCGGTGCGCCGATCCCGGCGATCGTAGCCGCTGCCGGGATTGCCTTTCTGCTCCAACTTGTTCTGGCTTTTCCGAAGGCGAGGCCGGCCGATGGGGCCTTGGCATTCACCGGCGCCTTTGTCATCGCCTGGCTCCTGGGCCACCTGATCCTGTTGCGCAGTCTGCCCAGCGGCGTCGAGGCGGTGTTGATCGCCTTTTTTCTGACCTGGGCCACCGACACGGGCGCCTACTTCGCCGGCCGTTCCCTTGGGAAGCGCCCCTTGGCGGCCCGTGTCAGCCCAAAGAAGACCCTGGAAGGTTCCCTGGGCGGACTGCTTGCAGCGGCGCTCGTCGGTGTCATCCTCGGTCCACGATGGTTTCCCGCTACCTCATGGGTGATTTGGCTGCCCTTTTCCCTGGTCGTCTCCGCTCTGGGTCAACTGGGCGACCTGGCCGAATCGGCCCTGAAACGGATCGCCGGGGTGAAGGATTCGGGGAATCTGATCCCTGGACACGGCGGCGTCCTCGACCGCTTCGACAGCATCCTCTGGACGGCGCCGGCAACCTATTACTTTTTGCGATTCATTGAGGAGTATCTGCGATGAACGACTGGCAACACTGGCTGGGCCATTTCCTTCGCCTGGCCGCCGTCGCCCTCTTTATCGGGCTCGCCTATTTCGTCATCCAATACGCACTCCCCCTGACGGTGGAGGTTTTCCGCCGTCTGGGCGTCTACCTGTTGCCTTTTTTACTGGGGGCGATGATCGCCCTGCTCATTGAACCGGTCGTTGAGTTTCTGACGAAGAAGACGGGCCTCTCTCGAACGTTGACCACCTTTGTGACGCTGCTGCTCTTTCTCGGTCTCGTCAGTGTCGGCCTGGTCGTCGTTATCAGCCGCCTCGTCGTTGAGATGGTCACCATCGCATCGAGCCTGCCGTCGCCTCAGTTTCTGACGAACGCCTTTACGGAATGGACCAAGGCGGTGGCGCCTTATTACGAGCTGATCCATTCGTCGCCGGAGATTTACACGACAGTGGAGCGGATCGCCGGCGAGGGCGTCGTGGCCGTAAAAAATATGGCTGTTTCCGGGTCAAACTATCTCTTAGACATGATCACGTCGCTCCCGTCCTTTTTCACGATCCTGGCCTTCAGCCTGGTGGCCAGCTACTTCTTCAGCCGCGACAAAGGGGCCATCCTGCAGTTGGTCTACAACGTCGTGCCCAACGATCGGGCCGCCCAGGTCCGCCAGGTCATCCTGGAACTTGGCGACGCCTTTGTCGGCTTTGTTCGCGCCCAGGTGATCCTCGTTTCCATCACTGGCTTGTTGACGATCATCGGGCTCTATCTCTTGGACAATGAATATGCCTTTACCATCGGGATCCTTACG
This region includes:
- the ytvI gene encoding sporulation integral membrane protein YtvI, which produces MNDWQHWLGHFLRLAAVALFIGLAYFVIQYALPLTVEVFRRLGVYLLPFLLGAMIALLIEPVVEFLTKKTGLSRTLTTFVTLLLFLGLVSVGLVVVISRLVVEMVTIASSLPSPQFLTNAFTEWTKAVAPYYELIHSSPEIYTTVERIAGEGVVAVKNMAVSGSNYLLDMITSLPSFFTILAFSLVASYFFSRDKGAILQLVYNVVPNDRAAQVRQVILELGDAFVGFVRAQVILVSITGLLTIIGLYLLDNEYAFTIGILTGIMDLLPILGPGLVFLPWIIWELLTGQFPAAANLSILYGILVLNRQFIEPKVVADSIGLHPLATLTALYVGLKAFGVIGVIIGPTIVLLLVSMHRAGVFKNFRTR